A DNA window from Moorella thermoacetica contains the following coding sequences:
- the flgL gene encoding flagellar hook-associated protein FlgL, with protein MRVTNRMLNNNVIRNINRNLENMARTQEQMSSGKRVNRPSDDPIVVARVLAFKTSIAANDQYKKNMEDAKGWLDASESVLGMATDVLQRARELAVYGSNGTMPPESMDALGKEVDQLLDEMMQVANTSYGGRYIFGGSQTTATPFVSNSSSTDDPVEYNGDSAALNWEIAPGVTISVNENGDQIFMQAINNGSATESIFKLLNDLSAALHGGTATDVSATLNKFDQAIDHILNIRATLGAKSNRMEMAMSRLEDTQIGLTQTMSKLEDIDLAETVMNYKTQENVYLASLSTGAKVLQPSLIDYLR; from the coding sequence TTGCGCGTTACCAACCGGATGCTCAACAACAATGTCATTCGCAACATCAATCGTAACCTGGAGAATATGGCCCGTACCCAGGAGCAGATGTCTTCCGGCAAGAGAGTAAACCGGCCATCTGACGATCCCATTGTCGTCGCCCGGGTCCTGGCCTTTAAGACCTCCATCGCCGCAAACGACCAGTATAAAAAGAACATGGAAGACGCCAAGGGGTGGCTCGACGCCTCGGAAAGCGTCCTGGGCATGGCCACAGATGTCCTCCAGCGGGCCAGGGAACTGGCAGTTTATGGCTCCAATGGGACAATGCCCCCGGAATCCATGGATGCCCTTGGGAAAGAGGTAGATCAGCTCCTCGACGAAATGATGCAGGTCGCCAATACCTCTTACGGCGGCCGTTACATATTTGGTGGCAGCCAGACGACGGCTACACCATTTGTTAGTAACTCGTCTAGTACGGACGATCCTGTAGAGTACAATGGTGATTCAGCAGCTTTAAATTGGGAAATTGCCCCGGGTGTTACTATCAGCGTTAACGAAAATGGCGATCAAATATTTATGCAGGCAATAAATAATGGTAGTGCTACTGAATCCATATTTAAATTATTAAACGATTTAAGCGCTGCCTTACATGGCGGGACAGCCACGGATGTTTCGGCAACTTTAAATAAGTTCGACCAGGCTATCGATCATATCCTCAATATCCGCGCCACCTTGGGTGCCAAAAGCAACCGCATGGAGATGGCTATGTCGCGCCTGGAAGATACCCAAATTGGCCTGACGCAAACCATGTCCAAGCTAGAAGATATCGACCTGGCGGAGACCGTTATGAACTATAAAACCCAGGAAAACGTCTACCTCGCCTCCCTGTCCACCGGCGCCAAGGTCCTTCAGCCAAGCCTGATCGACTATTTGCGTTAA
- a CDS encoding S-layer homology domain-containing protein: protein MTAPFQFNGKTEGYYAVFLADRVFKDFTSQSEAAWAYSSVMPMWAKGLVEPLPIDRTDNNFGAGNNINRLEFTTILIKGLGLLIIEKTSSVFSDVYATPEGNNGSYFGSNYSSANGFKIYDQSHTPVQYAETAARYGIIAGYPDGTFKPANSLTRQEAAVILARAANLKLLSDGDKAKTDLERIFTDASAIQPWAAPSILAAYRARLIAGLPDGDKKIKFAPNDPLTRAQAITMVYRLLEKQKKI, encoded by the coding sequence GTGACCGCCCCCTTCCAGTTCAATGGTAAGACAGAAGGCTATTATGCCGTTTTCCTGGCGGACCGTGTATTTAAAGATTTTACCAGCCAGTCCGAAGCAGCCTGGGCCTATTCCAGCGTAATGCCTATGTGGGCTAAAGGGCTGGTTGAGCCCCTACCAATCGATAGAACAGATAATAACTTCGGGGCAGGAAACAATATCAACCGCCTGGAGTTTACCACCATACTCATCAAAGGGCTGGGATTACTGATAATAGAAAAAACATCTTCGGTTTTTAGTGATGTATATGCAACTCCAGAAGGGAATAATGGCTCATATTTTGGTAGCAATTACTCATCAGCAAATGGGTTTAAGATATACGATCAATCTCATACACCGGTACAATACGCCGAAACCGCCGCCCGATATGGTATTATAGCAGGATATCCTGATGGCACTTTCAAACCAGCAAATAGTCTAACCCGCCAGGAAGCGGCCGTCATTTTAGCCCGGGCCGCCAACTTGAAGTTGCTTAGCGACGGTGATAAAGCCAAGACGGATCTGGAAAGGATTTTTACAGATGCCTCTGCTATTCAGCCGTGGGCGGCACCTTCAATACTGGCGGCGTACCGCGCCAGGCTGATTGCCGGCCTCCCCGATGGAGATAAGAAGATAAAGTTTGCTCCGAACGATCCTCTCACCAGAGCCCAGGCGATTACCATGGTTTACCGCCTGCTGGAGAAGCAAAAAAAGATATAG
- the fliW gene encoding flagellar assembly protein FliW: MTSRFGTLEINPSDLLHFPQGIPAFEHLKEFFFYPIPENPAFTWLQAAADPEVAFLLVDPFLFFPGYAVDLPARLQEELAIKDPADALVYAVVTIPDGDIRRATANLVGPIIINPTVRLGMQLILEGTKYTTRHQLFKESFSDDESIPSSGGNEG; the protein is encoded by the coding sequence ATGACCTCGCGCTTCGGTACCTTGGAGATAAACCCCTCTGACTTGCTTCATTTTCCCCAGGGTATACCGGCATTTGAGCATCTCAAGGAATTCTTTTTCTACCCCATCCCCGAAAACCCGGCTTTCACCTGGCTCCAGGCCGCCGCCGACCCCGAAGTGGCTTTCCTGCTGGTCGACCCCTTTCTCTTTTTTCCTGGCTACGCCGTCGATCTACCGGCACGCCTGCAGGAAGAGCTGGCCATCAAGGACCCAGCGGACGCCCTGGTCTACGCCGTAGTGACCATCCCCGACGGCGACATCCGGCGGGCGACGGCCAACCTGGTCGGCCCCATAATTATCAACCCCACAGTCAGACTGGGTATGCAGTTGATCCTGGAAGGGACAAAATATACTACCAGACACCAGTTGTTTAAGGAATCATTCTCTGATGACGAATCAATACCATCGAGCGGGGGAAATGAGGGGTAG
- a CDS encoding carbon storage regulator has translation MLVLTRRVNEAIIIDNRIKITVVAIEDDKIRLGIDAPPEVPIVREELLAAVANANKVAARTPAVAVGNLPLKAPQPK, from the coding sequence GTGCTGGTCCTCACCCGGCGGGTAAATGAAGCCATTATCATCGACAACCGCATCAAAATCACCGTCGTCGCCATTGAGGACGATAAAATCCGTCTGGGCATAGACGCCCCGCCGGAGGTGCCCATCGTTCGCGAGGAGCTCCTGGCTGCTGTTGCGAACGCAAACAAAGTCGCCGCCCGGACGCCAGCTGTAGCGGTGGGTAATTTACCTCTAAAAGCACCGCAGCCTAAATAG